One stretch of Paenibacillus sp. AN1007 DNA includes these proteins:
- a CDS encoding collagen-like protein: MINHHGKRICRRKFKKHLHCGAKVKVVKVKPKVTVNAPQGVPGIPGPIGPIGPKGATGAQGIPGPVGLQGIPGIQGPVGPAGAVGAVGPAGATGATGATGSTGPAGPTGAGISDFLSVFRADPGTGTDTVPGNSPITLTGVLANVGGAFTFVPPSSTITINETGSYFISFSIHNQGDADFNLTVNGTPITPVPFTGNGGGPISAEVIITVTTVPTTIQLVNANATPAQLHNNLNTTVTILKLTP; this comes from the coding sequence TTGATTAATCATCATGGGAAACGGATTTGTAGACGTAAATTCAAAAAACATTTACATTGCGGTGCGAAGGTTAAGGTAGTAAAGGTTAAACCTAAGGTTACAGTTAATGCACCACAAGGCGTACCAGGGATTCCTGGTCCAATAGGACCGATAGGTCCCAAAGGGGCCACTGGTGCTCAAGGGATACCGGGGCCAGTCGGATTGCAAGGGATTCCTGGTATACAAGGACCCGTGGGTCCGGCTGGTGCGGTCGGAGCAGTTGGCCCAGCAGGTGCAACTGGAGCAACAGGTGCAACTGGATCAACAGGTCCTGCAGGGCCAACGGGGGCTGGAATCTCAGATTTCCTAAGTGTTTTCCGAGCTGATCCCGGCACAGGTACGGACACCGTTCCAGGAAACTCGCCAATTACGTTGACTGGTGTTTTGGCTAACGTGGGGGGGGCCTTTACATTCGTGCCGCCATCTTCAACGATAACCATCAATGAAACAGGAAGTTACTTTATCTCTTTCTCCATTCATAATCAGGGCGATGCCGATTTCAACCTTACAGTGAATGGGACTCCCATCACACCCGTGCCTTTCACAGGTAATGGCGGAGGCCCCATATCTGCTGAAGTTATTATTACGGTCACAACAGTTCCAACAACGATTCAACTGGTCAATGCGAATGCAACTCCTGCACAGTTGCATAATAATCTGAATACCACGGTGACTATTCTGAAACTGACTCCTTAA
- a CDS encoding sulfurtransferase TusA family protein has translation MKTDLVVDTKGLACPMPIVKAKKPLDGLETGQIIEVISTDKGSVNDFQAWVRQTKHELISYEEDNGIYKFYVKKI, from the coding sequence ATGAAAACAGATCTGGTAGTAGATACTAAAGGACTGGCATGTCCTATGCCGATCGTAAAAGCAAAGAAACCGCTGGATGGTCTTGAAACCGGACAAATCATAGAAGTAATATCAACGGACAAAGGCTCCGTTAATGACTTTCAAGCTTGGGTAAGACAAACCAAACACGAATTGATTTCCTATGAGGAAGACAACGGTATTTATAAGTTTTACGTTAAAAAGATTTAA